In the Nitrosopumilus cobalaminigenes genome, TAGTCAGAGATTTTGCTAAAAACAAGAATATCAATCAAGAATCAATCAATTTTAGTCTCAGAACTAGAGAAAGTCATTTGATTGGAACTAAAACATTGACAGATGGTACTGTGAGTTTTGAAGAAGGATTACTCATAAAATCCATGACGAGCGGAGATATGCTTTATCTAGATGAAATTAATTCAGCAGAGGCAGATGTCTTACTCAGATTAGATGAGGCATTAGATGATAGACGTCAAATTGTATTAAAAGAATCAACGGGAGAAGTTGTTAAAGCAAAAGAAGGATGGTTTGTAGTTGCTACAATTAATCCACTATCACATAGTGGAACAAAAGAATTACCACCACAATTACTGAGTAGATTTCCAGTAAGAATAAGATTAGAATATCCACCAGAAAATATAGAATTAGAAATTGTGAAAAAATATGTTTCAGGAAATCATGAAGCAGAAATTATTCAAGCAATTAAACTAGCAAATACATTAAGACAAGCTGCCGCTGTTGAAGAATTATTTTATTCACCCAGCTTACGAGAGACCATTGCTTTTGGAAAATTATTAGACAAGGGAATGTCACCAAAAGAAGTTGCAGATATTGTTTTTGGAAATGTCTATACACAATGGGGCAATATTGAATATCAAAAGGTAAGTGACATTATTACTTCGATGTTTGGAAATTAAATGCAATTAATTAAACTACAAAACGATTCATTAGTTGAAATAGCAACTTTTCTTGTTAGAAGATGGTCTGAAAAAGACAACATTACAATAGAAATTTCAGATAAGACAGAAACTAAATCACGATTAAAAGAAAATAAAGTAATCATAACTCCATTAGAAAAAAGAATTGGGGACGATTTCCAAAAATATCGTCAATTTAGAACATCACTATGGTATGAAGCCATGAGAATAAAGTATTGTAAAAAAATTCTCAGTGATGATCATGCATTTGGTTTTATTCTCAATACAATGGAAACTCAAAGGATTGAACAGTTGGGAAGAAAAGTTTGGAAGGGGATGGATAATGAAATTCTATTCAATTACACCTACATGCTAGTTTCACGGCCTCAATTACACACAGTTTATGGAAAAGCAAGGATTGTAGAGGCATTTTATCAATATTTTATGTTCGGCGTAATCAAAGGAGAGATGCAATCAAGTAATTTTGAGAAAATTAAAAAAGCAACAATATTCGCAAAAAAAATTGTCAGTCAAGCAATTGATGAAAAACAAGATACTGATTGGGTTGAGAAAAAAGTTAGTGAAATAATCAAAATGCTGGATATTGATTCCCTTCTAACCATTCCAATATCATTACCATTTATGAAAGCTGGAATGGCATTATCAGAAGAAGAACTACTAAAGGTCTTAAAAATAATTTCAAAAAATAAAGAAGGAGACATAGGAACTGTTGATCCTTCGTCAATTCTTCGCGGGGATGATGTGTATGACGAATACAAAGTGTTGCTAGATGAAAATAAAAAAACAGAAAACAAAGGATTATCTTCTGAAACTATTGGGATTCAAATTCCATCTACAAGAAATGTAGATGAATCAATAATCTACGATATGCGATTGATAAATGGATTGAAAATAAAATTTAAAGAATGGAAATCAGGTTGGAAAGAACAACATCTTAGATCTGGAGATGAATTTGATGAAGAAAACTACATTGAAGGACATGAACCATTTTTTACAGATGTGAAAAAATCAATTAAAACAAAAATTGTAATTTTATTGGATCATTCCTCCAGCATTGCATCTGATGCTATTGAATACAAAAAAGCAACTCTAGCACTTTGTGAAGTCTTGGCTTTTCTTAAAGTAAAATTTGCAGTTTACGCCTTTAGTACAGAAAACAGAGCAATGGTATGCTGGTCAATAAAGCCTGATAACGTTAAATGGAATAGCATAACTGCAAAAAGACTAGCACAAATTGTTGCAAATGGTTCTACACCATTAGCAGAGGTATATGGCAAAATGTTTCCAACATTGCAATCAAAAAGACCAGATATTTTTTTGACATTAACTGATGGTGAGCCATCAGATCCAGATGCAGTTAGAAGTATGACAAAATCATTCAAAGGATTGGGGATAAACATGGTTGCGTTAGGATTAGGCCCAAACACTATCAGAGCTACCACAATAGCCAATAATCTAAAACATTTAGGATATGAAAAAACCATGGCAGTGAGTAGGTTAAATGATATTCCAAATAAGGTAATGAGTATTTTAGAAGGTTAATTTTTCAAAATTATATCAGGATGTTATATATGAAGCAAAAAATTGAATGGTTCTAGAGAAAATATGGCTGAAATAGATTTCGATAAACCATTACTTGAGAAGTTTGAGCAAGAAATTTGGAATAAAATTCCACATTTAGAAGGAGGAAAAGTGGTTAACGCAACTCCATTAGTTGATCTTACAAGTGATCTTAAAGAATGTGCAAAAAGTGTGTACAAATTGGATATTTCAGATTTAGATTTGAAAGTGTATGGAAAATTTGATGCTAATTTATTATCAGGTTCAATCAAAGTTAGACCTGCAATTCACATAATGCATGATGCCATTAAAACAGGTAAATTGAAAAGTGGTCAGACAATCATCGAGGCAACATCAGGAAACTTTGGAATTGCTTTAGGCCAAATGTCAAAGCTTGGATTAACTGTAGTGTCACTTGTTTCAAGAAAATTACAAGAAGGAGTCTTTAAGGAATTAAGAAATGAAGATATTCGAATTATGGATCTTGATATGGACATTTGTCCAGCACCAGGTATGAAAGACAGTGATGCTGATGCATTAAAAGCCAAAGCAACTGCAGGCAATGTTCGTTCTCAATTAGCAGAATTAGGTTTTGATCCTACAATTTTTGATAATTCAATTTCTGAAATTGAAACATTGCTAGCTGCACAAGACATTATCAATTTAGCAAAATTACTTGCAAAAATTTATGGATTTTTCTGTCCTGAACAGTATGATAATGAATTAAACATTAATGCTCATGAAACTATTACAGCGGTAGAAATTGAACAACAATTAAAAGAAAATTCAGATTCTTTAGAAGATTATAGAATTTGGTGTTCCTTTGGAACAGGTGGCACATCTGGAGGATTAAGCAGATACATGAATGAGAAATACGGAAAAAAGGCAATTCATGTTGTATTCCCAGTCCCAGGTCAAGATGTAGCAGGAATTAGAACAAAGGCCAAAGCTGATGGTTTGAAATTGTATAATCCAGATACATATGAAGCTGAACATGAAGTGGATTTCGGACAAGCAAAACATTTGCTAAAATTCTTTGTAGAAAAAGGTCACAATATTGGTGAAAGTACTGCACTTGCACTATATTCTATTCTAGAAAAGCTTAGTGACGGAGACAAGGGTAAATTCATAGTTGTAGTTGCTGATGGTATTGAAAAATACAAGAAAAACCTTGAAGCAATGTCAAAAAATCAACGCATTCAAGTCTCATTAGATGAAGCAGCATCAAGTGTTCAAGAATATGACAAAATAATTTGGGTTCACACTTCATACACTCCAAAAGAAGAAGGAATTGAAATGATTGCAAAATCGCTAGGCGTTGATAAAGAAAAAATTGCAATTCCAAAGGCAAGTACAATAAATCAATTATTATCTACACAACAAATTCCAGATGAATTAAACAAAGATCTAGATGGCTCTAAGGGTAAATCATTGTTAATTTGTATGGCTGGAAACACATCATTAATGACTGCTCAAGTGCTTGCAAGTAAAGGCATAGTAACAGAAAGTTTGAATGGAGGCATAACAAATTTGCCAGAAGGACAAGGCAAAAATCCAGGTCAATACATCAAAGCAGCTACTGAATAACAGCGTTGAAGTGTCTTTCAGTTTCACAACCATTTGCTGATTTAATTATTTTAGGAAAAAAAACTATAGAGTTAAGAAACTGGAATACTAATTTTCGTGGAGAATTTTTAATTCATTCTCCACGAAAAATTAGAGTGGAGGATTCTAAAAGACTAAAAATTGAAAAAAAATTTGTTACAGGTGCAATTATCGGTAAAGCACAATTGTATGATGTAAAACAATATAATTCAATTAAAGAAATAAAATCGGATCAAAAATTTCATTTTGCATCAAAAGAATTTCAAAACAAAACTTTTGGTTTTATGTTAAAAAATGCTAGACCATTAAGAATTCCAATATCTTGGAAAGGTCAATTAGGATTCTTTGATGTAAATATTCCTAAAACCAAAATCAAAAACAAAGAGATAGTGTCAGACATCATTGATGAAGAATACAGATACCAATGGATTGGACATCATTAGAAAAATTAAATCTTGAAACAAAATCGGACTAGTATATATAAAGGGCATATATAAAGTCCCACGTTATGCCTCAAACAAAACCAATTGTTAGTGTTGAAAATGTTGTAGCATCAGCATCAGTTGATCAAAAAATTGATCTAATTGAAATTACAGAAAAATTTCCAGATACTGAATATCATCCAGAACAATTTCCAGGATTAGTATTCAGATTAACAAATCCAAGAACTGCAACATTAATTTTCAGAACAGGTAAGATGGTATGTACTGGAGCTAAATCCGAAGAGATGGCAATAAAGGCAGTCAATACAGTTGTCCAAAAATTAAGAAAAGGCAAAATAAAAATTAAAAAAGATGCTGTAATTACAGTTCAAAACATTGTTGCAGCAATTAACCTAGGTGGCAAAATCCATTTGGAAAAAGCTGCAAGAACGTTACCAAGAAGTATGTATGAGCCAGAACAGTTTCCAGGACTCATTCATAGAATGTTAGATCCTAAAACAGTTATCTTGTTGTTTGCATCTGGGAAATTAGTATGTACTGGAGCTAAAAAAGAATCAGATGTTTACCGCTCTGTTCATAACTTACATGCATTATTAGAAGAAAAAACTCTAATGATTTATGACCAATAAATTATATGTTATTTTAAAAATTGACTAAAGATATTTTTGAAGATGAAAAGATCAAATTAACTCCTGAAAAAGGATTTGATTTGATTGGGATAGATTATTTTGCAGAGCCAGGTAATCAATTGTACTTAATTGAGCATTTTAAAATGTATCAAGATGCTTTGAATGCAAAAAAAGATAGAAAAAACCCAGATGAGTATTTTGTACTGTACAAGGGTACAGGAAATGAATTTTTTTGTAGATAGACTAGAAAAATCATAAAACTTTACAAAGTTTTACAAACTCTCTTATCATTCTGATGGAAGTTAAAAAAATATTGCCTAAT is a window encoding:
- a CDS encoding AAA family ATPase codes for the protein MEEAQYLDWNNSTQILNKAYEAGLFVLIIGPKGTGKTSLVRDFAKNKNINQESINFSLRTRESHLIGTKTLTDGTVSFEEGLLIKSMTSGDMLYLDEINSAEADVLLRLDEALDDRRQIVLKESTGEVVKAKEGWFVVATINPLSHSGTKELPPQLLSRFPVRIRLEYPPENIELEIVKKYVSGNHEAEIIQAIKLANTLRQAAAVEELFYSPSLRETIAFGKLLDKGMSPKEVADIVFGNVYTQWGNIEYQKVSDIITSMFGN
- a CDS encoding vWA domain-containing protein, producing MQLIKLQNDSLVEIATFLVRRWSEKDNITIEISDKTETKSRLKENKVIITPLEKRIGDDFQKYRQFRTSLWYEAMRIKYCKKILSDDHAFGFILNTMETQRIEQLGRKVWKGMDNEILFNYTYMLVSRPQLHTVYGKARIVEAFYQYFMFGVIKGEMQSSNFEKIKKATIFAKKIVSQAIDEKQDTDWVEKKVSEIIKMLDIDSLLTIPISLPFMKAGMALSEEELLKVLKIISKNKEGDIGTVDPSSILRGDDVYDEYKVLLDENKKTENKGLSSETIGIQIPSTRNVDESIIYDMRLINGLKIKFKEWKSGWKEQHLRSGDEFDEENYIEGHEPFFTDVKKSIKTKIVILLDHSSSIASDAIEYKKATLALCEVLAFLKVKFAVYAFSTENRAMVCWSIKPDNVKWNSITAKRLAQIVANGSTPLAEVYGKMFPTLQSKRPDIFLTLTDGEPSDPDAVRSMTKSFKGLGINMVALGLGPNTIRATTIANNLKHLGYEKTMAVSRLNDIPNKVMSILEG
- a CDS encoding pyridoxal-phosphate dependent enzyme, with translation MAEIDFDKPLLEKFEQEIWNKIPHLEGGKVVNATPLVDLTSDLKECAKSVYKLDISDLDLKVYGKFDANLLSGSIKVRPAIHIMHDAIKTGKLKSGQTIIEATSGNFGIALGQMSKLGLTVVSLVSRKLQEGVFKELRNEDIRIMDLDMDICPAPGMKDSDADALKAKATAGNVRSQLAELGFDPTIFDNSISEIETLLAAQDIINLAKLLAKIYGFFCPEQYDNELNINAHETITAVEIEQQLKENSDSLEDYRIWCSFGTGGTSGGLSRYMNEKYGKKAIHVVFPVPGQDVAGIRTKAKADGLKLYNPDTYEAEHEVDFGQAKHLLKFFVEKGHNIGESTALALYSILEKLSDGDKGKFIVVVADGIEKYKKNLEAMSKNQRIQVSLDEAASSVQEYDKIIWVHTSYTPKEEGIEMIAKSLGVDKEKIAIPKASTINQLLSTQQIPDELNKDLDGSKGKSLLICMAGNTSLMTAQVLASKGIVTESLNGGITNLPEGQGKNPGQYIKAATE
- a CDS encoding ASCH domain-containing protein codes for the protein MKCLSVSQPFADLIILGKKTIELRNWNTNFRGEFLIHSPRKIRVEDSKRLKIEKKFVTGAIIGKAQLYDVKQYNSIKEIKSDQKFHFASKEFQNKTFGFMLKNARPLRIPISWKGQLGFFDVNIPKTKIKNKEIVSDIIDEEYRYQWIGHH
- a CDS encoding TATA-box-binding protein, encoding MPQTKPIVSVENVVASASVDQKIDLIEITEKFPDTEYHPEQFPGLVFRLTNPRTATLIFRTGKMVCTGAKSEEMAIKAVNTVVQKLRKGKIKIKKDAVITVQNIVAAINLGGKIHLEKAARTLPRSMYEPEQFPGLIHRMLDPKTVILLFASGKLVCTGAKKESDVYRSVHNLHALLEEKTLMIYDQ